The Chanodichthys erythropterus isolate Z2021 chromosome 5, ASM2448905v1, whole genome shotgun sequence sequence tgttaTTAATTTAGTGCCTTCATTTTAGATTTTGAAAAGGTTACTCAGTTAATTTTTTCTGTTCATATTTTCTGTAATAATGTGATGTTAATATAATAAGTAACAAGACAATTTCTctaataaaaagagaaaaattgaACAATTCATACGgtaaaactatttgaaaattcTTAACTGTATCCACTTTtcttgattaaaaaataaagtttcatGAACTGAAAATCAGCTCTGTTTGAGCaagatttgattttttttttttttttatttacctattttatgttttactaCTTTTGTGCGACAGGTGTAGCTCAGTCCTCACCTGGCAGCATTTCATTATGTTGCCTATTGTTCTGTGAATCAATACTTTGccttaataaatgctttttttttttttttttttcaattttattatgATTGTATAAAAATGTACTTCATTTACTTATTTACAAAATGATTCAAACAGTAAGTCACCCATATAGCTTACTAGTTATGGTCACAGTCATCCTGGTATTGCTGAAAAAATCATGCTAAGAcacattttatgattttaacAATAGagatcatttatttaaaactgcACATAATGAATTAACATCCAGCAGTTCTTTAGACACAACAAGACTTATTTTATCATTGCTTATGATAAAGGTCATCCAGGTCTACCTCTGGCTCTGTGTGCACTCTTTTGGGGCGAATGGGGAATATATTCATCGCCTTCTGGTCAGACTGATGTCCTTTGAGATCTGCGTGGTACAGGTCATCTTTGTCCTCTTCAGGACTTGAGTAGATGGGCCTGGCATTACCTCCAATTACATCCTTCTCTCCTCTCATTGGTTCAGCAGCTACACCAAACATGCCGTGGTATAGATCGTCCCTGTCTTCTTCTGGTTTGTCATACTTCTGTACCTGATCGTGTCCCAGTGGCTGAAAGTAGTTTTCATGCTGTTTTGGGTCAGCTGGATGTTTTATACTAAAGGAATGGTAGAGAGCATCTTTATCCTCTTCAGGTCTGTTGTATTTCTGCTGAATTACTTCTTTTACAGCTTTCCAAATCAACATGTTAGGATCGATGTCAAAATCTGTAATATCCATGTCCTGTGGTGGCTCCACCTCTTTAATTCCATGCATCATCTTCCCATTGGGATGATCAAAACtacaatggaaaataaatattatttcatatatttgtgaatatttggttgcattgaaatatatatatatatatataaatgttttacaaaTTTCACACtatagggtccaattctcactattaattagtaaggtagttgttaattTTAGGTAATATTATgggggatgtagaatatggtcatgcagaataaggcattcatatgtgctttataagtactaataaacagccaatatcctaaaAATatgcatactaataagcaaTAGGTAATAGTGAGAATTGTACCCCAAGCTAaaattttaaactttatatGTATACGATCCTTGTGTGCAGAAGGCAAGACAAGTACTTACACTGTGTCCTGAACTGCTTTGCCAAACACTTTTTCCTGTAAAAGCAACAagccaaaaatattaaatatgtttaaaataataaaataaagaggTGAAAAAGTCCTGCCTATATGTCAGTAGTCACAGTTTGATATATAAGAAAAGACATTAAAATTACTGTTAAATTCTTTCCATCATTTTCTTCTTGCTCAAAATGGCAAGAAGGGTCAGGGCAGACCTTGTAAAAACAGTTGTAATTAAAAGCGACTATAgcctttgtttgtttttttcttttgtaacatAAGACAGTCAAAATATTTTGCTGTAAATTAAGAGTGTCCATATTAAAAGTTAAACATACCCTGGGCCCGTATGGCTTGGCTGAAGTGCTGAACAGCAGCACTGATAAGCAGATTAGAACAGAAAACCTTTAATGTGGGAAACAAAACAAGCTCTacttcaaaatacaaaaaaaaatagaaacatACTTTCTtgaaaacatataaaaatatctatatgtaACACTGAAGCTCATCATAACTCACCTCAGCATTGTGGTTCTGATACAGTGACTATCACAACAACATTTGAAAGCTGTTTTACATAGAGATGTGAAGACCAAACAATGTTACCTGTAATAAAAGAAGATCAAAGTTCAGCAACAAACTGACTTTGGACTAGGAttgctttatttttatgtatgggcctatataaaatgtgtattgtttatgattattattagcCTACTTTTATTGTTGTTAATATTCTTTCTCCAGGTAATTAGGCCAAATATTTCATTGAAACAAACACTACAGGCTACAACTGCGACAAAGCTgcttattaaaatgatttggCATTTTAAATCTGTAATTTCTGCACTTTTTGTCGAACACTGCTATTATGTAATCTTTAATATGATAAAGAAAGCTAAACACACCTTTAAACATAAGAGTCGAAAGTTCAGCATAATTGAAAACTGATAATCATTCGCAGTTATCTGAACTACAGTAGCCTATGTTGTCGAAGTTTGTAATATATATGACTGAAAGGCAGAAGGGAATCGGAGTCTTCGAGGCGGCTTCTCAATTCAACGAGTTATTGCGGATTACAGTcgaaaacacattaaaaaaataaataactcttTATAAAAATAGCCTAACGAATATTTAATGTAGCCTACATTACATATGACTTAATAAGGACACGACTAATTAGGAATAACGTAAAATTTGTACCGTTTTTATCCAACACAAAAACCCTAAATGTTTTGGTTTAAAGATGTTTGAGACAGACGTCCGACAACTAGATGCGAGTAAATGCAGTACAGGGTCAGGTTTGGGTTGAGGATTAAGGACTAAAGGTTACTTAGACTTCGGGATTCTGCCAGGGCTCCAACCACCCAAGTGGTGCTCTTTTCCCAAGCatcaaataaaaacacaagCCTATAGTCACGCGGTACACGACGCACATCCACAAGATTATATCTAGCTATCTGTGTAATGTTCATCAATTTATGTGAAAACTATATTGTAATAGTTAACTAAGTAAGCTAACTAGCTATAAAGTAGACAAGCACGTGCTGTTGAAGTGGAAGATGGACGTCTTTTGTTTGTGGCCTGAAACTGCATGCAGAAGATTTATATtaattacaaaagaaaacaaataccTAAAACTCATTGTGAATTTTGCTATTGTGATGAATTGCAAAACATTTCATGACCAGGTTCAGGTTTATGAagcattttaaagggttagttcacccaaaaatgaaaattctgtcattaattactcaccctcatgtcgttccacacccgtggagaccttcgttcatctttagaacacaaattaagatatttttgataagatccgatggctcagtgatgcctgcattgccagcaagataattaaaactttcaatgcccagaaaggtactaaagacgtgtttaaaatagttcatgtgactacagtggttcaaccttaatgttatgaagtggcgagaatactttttgtgtgccaaaaaaaaacaaaataaccactttattcaacaatatttagtgatgggcgatttcaaaacactgcttcatgaagcttcacaaatcttttattttgaatcagtggtttggagcgtgtatcaaactgccaaagtcacatgatttcagtaagcgaggcttcgttacgtcacaAGTATTTCgaaatgtttcgaaatttcaatggtttcaAATGgaagtttgatacacgctctgaaccactgattcaaaacaaaagatttgtaaagctttgaagtcGAAGACACCcgtcttacgagtgtggaacatcatgagggtgagtaattaatgacagaattttcatttttgggtgaactaaccctttaatgtattccatggatatttttttacttagcctacttttaatattttgtacCACATTGGTGGCAGGGTAAACAACTGCAACTAATAAATGGCCACTAGCTCAACGAAAGGCCTCTGAGACATTGCATTGAGTTGATTCACTCACGTTTGAAAAGCTACTGCGTGATAGGCCGCACAGCATCATGTTTGTTCAGAAAGCCCCTTTTGTAAATGCGATTGCTATCCCATGGTGACTAATGGCACCCGTGCAGACGCTCTCATCTCCCACGGAACTGAGTCAAAAATCTGTGCAGCAGCAAAGAGCGTCTGACTGTGCGGCGTGAGACTGAGGGCAGACGAGCGCTTTGTGATCTTAATGCCAAGTGCTTGGCCTCATTACTGGGCTTACTGCAGGATCAAGTGCGAGATGATGTTTACTCACGGCTCGAGTGGAGACAACTTGAGTCACAGTCTCACTCTCACCTGGCAGGCTGTTTCAAAAGGCTCTCAGTAGGAAATGTGTGGCACCTGAGTTCCTCGCATGAGGAATTTATTCCAGTCAGTGTATTAACAAAGCCTTCAAGGCATCTCTGTAAAAAACATTCTCCTTTTCTCACCACTCTGACTGTGCATACCTGTAATTAGACAGATTGTGATTTTAATACAGCCGAAGCCTGTGGGGCCCCATACAGCGCTTTGATGCTTGTTTCACAGCCATAATACTCAAGTGGTTAAAAAGCGGAACGGGAATGATCAAACCTGCTTggttaatgaatacaaattatggCATTATCTTTGGAGTGACATGTCTTGTGGACTATTATGATGTTGCATGTTCTTCTATTTGTTGTTCtaaatgaatgtgttttgtgaCAGTATATATATGCTTTCCTCACAAACCATGACTAAATAGAACATGTTTGCTTATTTGGTAACTTTATGAACCAGACTTATGCTGTACAAACTACAGGAAATAGCACAGAAGGAAAACATAAGCATGACTTAGAGGAACCTGAGGACAATATTCATGCATAAATCGACTGAATGTCTGTCAtgcttttcattttaaacaacagATTATTTGATTGGAGAGAATTTCCATTCAAAATATTCATGGTGCAAAACACACCACTGACCTGGACAAGAAACATTAAGGATAtgatttttaatttgaaatttattaaagcataaaaacGCACAAATGCTGTTTTCCTTTAGCTCAGGTCTACAACACTGTGGAATATAAACATTCCAGTTTTATAAAACGGTGCAATTAAATAATCAATTAGAAATTTATTAAATGCTGTAATAACACACCATGTCAAAATTGTAAGTTTTtgtcatttctttaatttctggTATTTTCATGCAGAATGCTTTTATATGCTGTTGTTGCGGCATTTTTTTAAGGTTATGAGGGTTATTATTTTAAGGTCATGAGGGTTATCAGATATCATAAAGAAAACAACCTAAACAGTCATCACGCTAAAActttataagaaaaatattttttttttagtgtgttcTGAAGTGAGCAACTAAAAATCTCTTTAGTCAAGTATAGTCTGCTAATTATGACAGCAATCATTTGacttcttttttacattttttattttaaaatcaaaaggcCTTAACCAAAAGCCCCATAACCTCTGTTGTTGTCAATGAGTGTAAATTCTCCTGCAttgttctttaaaatatttgattgcatataaataaatacataataaactgaaaacaataataaatgattGTCTATTTGGTTTTATTTAATACTATAGGGTTCCCAGATTTGCCTTCTGTTGCACATCGGCAGTCCactaatttatcttttaatagAATAAACTCAGGAActtaagaaaaataacattgtggGCATCAATAGTAATTTCTGGTCCTGTCAGAAATGTGCTACACGTGGTTGATGAACAGCCACACCCAGCCAAGCTGGATTTAATTAAATTGACACTGCTGTGCCTTTTCTCTCCATCAGCCGCACGGTTGCTGAGAGATGGACTGTAGGAGCAAATGGCCCACGGCATGGAACTAAATTAAGTGCtacaaagtatttattggggCCAGTTATGTGGACCTCGTGCTTGATCAAGCACCTTCTCTTGTTGCCAAGGTAATCAGGGTTTGTATATAGAAACATTTCAGGAGAGTAAAGAACATAGAAGAGCAAACAAAACTTAGAAAAAATCTGCAGCATCTTATGATCAATAAAACATGAATGTGTCTCATTATGACAGTCTTGCCcactgaaatttcatttttaggtatCTCTTATAAAGGTCAAAAAGTAATGAACACGTGAGAAACATTGCAGACCTTACATATGCATACTTGGCCTACTGTAAATCCAAGTTTCAGAAATGTGTACTCGCTGTTGCATAAACCTGTATTGGTTTATAACAGTTGGTGGCATAGTCAAGAGTTGTCACAGCTATTGGGTTTCCAACCACAAAATCAATGTGAATGttcagaaaacatttaaaagtaacattGTTTGCAAAATGAGAAAATGGAATATTTCCTTAACAATAGAATGACCaagaaaaaagtatattaaaaaaaaaaaaaaggacgttcagagaacatttagaaataatgtttcataacttaatggtaacattagcaaaatgtttttttaataaaatagctGGGTTGATGATCTGGTATATTGCTATTTAGAAAATGCGTGTGTTTACACAGCTCTCTTTAGAAGTGCCTAAATCAACAAATTTAGTACTAAGAGCTTTAACTGATTTATTAATCGACACGACTGCGCACAACCCCTAACCACAGATGTCAGCAACATCATCACTGCCATATTTCTATAGCTCAAACACCCACACAAACCATATGCCTTGTGTAGACATGATGAGTTATCAAATCTAAATGAAATATCTTGATCTAACAGCAGCACAGACATGCATTTTTGTCTCATAACTTTCAAGGGCCCACTAGATATGATCTCATTTACTCATAAAATGTAAACCTGGATTTATTTTTCTTGGGCTGGGTCCAAACTCCCACTGTGTATGTTCTTCTTTGAGTCTCTCCAGGAATGTTCCAGAACTCTGCGCTGCTCAGTGACTGCGGCTAACAGCGAAACACGAGTTCTGTGTGAAACACTGCCCGTGGTCACTGCTGCCTATAGAACGCTACATGCCCAAACTATACATTTCATATGACATAGACACTGTGATTGCTTTTACCATCATTGTGGATGTTCAAATAAAGCAGAATTAACGGCAGTATggcaaaaatacatatttagttGCTGTAGGTGTCAAAGAAAAgtagacatatttaaattatgGAGGGCTAAACGTACTCGGCGTGTTTACAATTATGGTATTCCTTTTCATATTCTGTAAACCCTCATTTTAAGCTTGGCCGGCACCAAATATATGCAaagtcaatttttaattttcactAAATCTGTGGACTAAGCACAGTGAAAACaagctgatttatttatttgttctggCTCCACATTAGCAGTTGAACACTATTTGTTTTAGTTAGTCAAAGAGCAGTCTGTGGCATTGGTCTGAGAC is a genomic window containing:
- the si:ch211-217g15.3 gene encoding uncharacterized protein si:ch211-217g15.3; the protein is MLRFSVLICLSVLLFSTSAKPYGPREKVFGKAVQDTVFDHPNGKMMHGIKEVEPPQDMDITDFDIDPNMLIWKAVKEVIQQKYNRPEEDKDALYHSFSIKHPADPKQHENYFQPLGHDQVQKYDKPEEDRDDLYHGMFGVAAEPMRGEKDVIGGNARPIYSSPEEDKDDLYHADLKGHQSDQKAMNIFPIRPKRVHTEPEVDLDDLYHKQ